CCTCGGAGTCCTCGATGAAGTCACCGAGCTGGCTGTCGCCCTCGTCACCGATGGTCTGGTCCAGCGAGATGGGCTCCCGGGCGTACTGCTGGATCTCCAGCACCTTCTCCGGGGTGATGTCCATCTCCTTGGCCAGCTCCTCCGGCGTGGGCTCGCGACCCAGGTCCTGGAGCAGCTCGCGCTGGATGCGACCGAGCTTGTTGATGACCTCGACCATGTGCACCGGGATGCGGATGGTGCGGGCCTGGTCGGCCATCGCGCGGGTGATCGCCTGGCGGATCCACCAGGTGGCGTACGTGGAGAACTTGTAGCCCTTGGTGTAGTCGAACTTCTCCACCGCGCGGATCAGGCCGAGGTTGCCCTCCTGGATCAGGTCCAGGAACGCCATGCCGCGACCCGTGTAGCGCTTGGCCAGCGACACCACCAGGCGGAGGTTGGCCTCCAACAGGTGGTTCTTGGCGCGCTCACCGTCCCGCACGATCCACCGCAGGTCGCGGCGCAGCTGCGGGGTCAGCTTCTCCTGCTCGTCCTCGGCGCGGCGGACCCGCTCAGCGGCGTAGAGGCCGGCCTCGATGCGCTTGGCGAGCTCGACCTCCTCCTCCGCGTTGAGCAGGGCGACCTTGCCGATCTGCTTCAGGTAGGCGCGGACCGAGTCGGCCGACGCGGTGAGCTCGGCGTCCTTGCGGGCCTGCCGCAGGGCTTCCGACTCCTCCTCGTCCCAGACGAAGTCGCCTTCGCCGGGCTTGGCGGTCTCCTCCTCGGCGGGCTCCTCCTCGACCGGCTCGTCGATCAGTTCGACGTCGTCGACCAGGTCTTCGCCGTCGGGACCGCCTTCGAGGTCCTCGGGCTCGTCGCCCTCGGCCCCCTTCTTCACCTTGCCCGGGGCGGCGGCCTTGGCGGCCGTCTTGCGCGGTACCCGCGTGGCCGTCTTGGCCGCCGCGGCGGTCTTCGCCACCGGCTTCTTGGCCGGGGCCTTCCTCGCCGAGGTGGCCTTGGGCGTGTCCTCGGCGTCAGCCTTAGCTGCCTGGGTCGTCTTCGCGGCTGCCACGTACGCCCTTTCGCGACTGTCGATCAAGGCAAACCGAAGGGCGCGAACCTCGGTCGCCGGAGTACGGGGGACCCCCGCCGGATCGTTCGTCAGCGGGGCACCGTTCCATTGTAACGACGAGAATCGCGTGCCGTTGCGCCCCGGCGTCCCCCGGAGTGGTCCGGCACGCGTTCTCGCAGCTAGAAGGGCCGCGAAATCAGTGGACCAGGCCGTGCGCGGCGGCGAAGGCCGCCCCGACGATGCCCGCGTCGTTCTTCAGCGCCGCGGCGACCACCTCGGTGCGGACCTCCAGCAGCGGCAGCCACTTCTCCGCCTTCTTGCTGACCCCGCCGCCCGCGATGACCAGGTCCGGCCAGATCAGGTTCTCCAGGACGTTCATGTAGCGCGACACGCGCGGCGCCCACTCGGCCCAGCTCAGGTCCTTGTCCTCCTTGACCGACGCCGCCGCGCGCTTCTCCGCGTCGTGGCCGTCGACCTCCAGGTGGCCGAACTCGGTGTTCGGGACGAGCTTGCCGTCCAGGAAGAGGGCACTGCCGATGCCGGTGCCGAAGGTCAGCAGGACCACCAGGCCGTCCCGGTCGCGGCCGGAACCGAAGCGCATCTCCGCGATGCCCGCGGCGTCGGCGTCGTTCATGACGACGACCTGCTCCTTGGGGCGGCCGAGCCGCTCGGCGAACAGCTGCGCCGCGTCCGTGCCGATCCACTTCTTGTCGACGTTCGCGGCGCTGTGCGCGACGCCGTGCTTGACCACGCAGGGCAGGGTGACGCCCACCGGCCCGTCCCAGCCGAACTTGTCGACGATCTCGGCGACCACGTCGGCGACCGCGTCCGGCGTCGACGGCTGCGGCGTGTTGATGCGCAGGCGTTCCCCGTCCAGCGCACCCGCCTCCAGGTCCACGAGCCCGCCCTTGATGCCGGAACCGCCGATGTCCACGCCGAACCCGCGGGTCATGCCCATCCCCGTGGTCCCTTCCTACTCGATTCAGTAACCGTGGCCGCAGACACTAGCCTGCACCTCTCCGATAGTCCCGTGAGAGTGACGCAGGAGGAACAGTTGCGTTTCGATCCACGCTCGCTGGTCGACGTCGCCGTGCTCGTGGCACGTGAGGCGGGCTCGCTCGCCCTGACGACGCGCGAGACCGCCGTCGCCGACGTCGACACCAAGTCCACCATCACCGACGTGGTGACGGCCGCCGACCGCGCCGCCGAGCGGCTCGTGCGCGAACGGCTCGCGTCCCTGCGCCCCGGTGAGCCGGTGATCGGCGAGGAAGAAGGCGGTCAGGCCGCCGTCGAGGGCCTGACGTGGGTCGTGGACCCCATCGACGGCACGGTCAACTACCTGTACGGCATCCCCCACTACGCCGTCTCGATCGCCGCCCAGGTGGACGGCGAGTCGATCGCGGGGGCGGTGCACGAACCCGTGACCGGCCGCACCTGGACCGCCGCGCGGGGCGGCGGGGCCTGGCTCGACGGCCGGAAGCTCCAGGTCAACGACGTCACCCGGTTGGACGTCTCCCTCCTGGGTTACGGCTTCGCCTACCGGGCGGACCGGCGGCAGCGGCAGGCCGAGACGTGGGCGAAGCTGGCCACGAAGGTCCGCGACATCCGTCGGGCGGGCGCCGCGTCGCTGGACCTGTGCGCCGTGGCCGCCGGGCGGTTGGACGCCTACGCGGAGCACGCGCTGGGCCGGTGGGACTGGGCGGCGGGGGCGCTGCTGGCCCGTGAGGCGGGGGCGGTCGTGAAGGTGCCGGGCGAGGCGCCGGAGCTGGGGGAGGACGCCACGTTCGCGGCCGCGCCGGGGATCGCCGACGCGCTGTACGCGGCTCTCGTGGACGCCGGCTTCGCCAAGGTCTGATCCGGCCCGTGTCGCGCCCACCTGCTGGCGACCCGCCGGCCGTCGCGCCCGGCCTACCGCCGAACCCCGTACCACCGCCGAACCCCGTACCACCGCCGCACACCCGCCTGTGGCCTCACCCCGCGACCCGCCTCACCCCGCGGCCCGGCGGGCCGTCGCGTCCACCCCTGGCGGGCCGCCCGGCGTGCTCGCGCAAGCGTCCCCGGCCAGGGGGTCCCCTGATGTCCAGTCAACCGGAAAACGCCACAGCCCGGCCGCGTCGGCGGCCGGGCTGTGGACAACTCGTACTCAAGGGCGGCTGCGCGCTCCACTGGTGCACGCCCGCGGTGGACGTCAGCAGTGCACGTCGCGCGCGCCCCGGAGGTGGTCGGCGTTCAGCGTCGGCGCGGGCGAGTCCTGGGCGGCCTGGCCGCCCTGCTGCCGGGGCTGCTGCTCGGCCCACTCGGCCAGCTGGTCGAGGACCTTGCGGGCGTCGCTGTTCGGCTTCACCTCGCTGAACTTCTTCCCGACCGCCACATCGACCGTCGCGTCCTGGCGCTCGTCGCGCACCAGCTCCAGGCACGGCTCGATCAGGCTCAGCGTCCGCGCCGCCCCCGCGCCCGGAGCACCGAACCGGATCTGACCGCGGCACGTCATGTCCTGCGCCGGGTACACCGGATCGTTGCCCGGCTCCGCCGCCTGCTGCATGCCCAGTTCGGTCAGCATCGTCGCCACGAACCGCGCCTGGTTGCGCTGCGTGCTCGCGTTGAACACGCGGAACCGCACCTCGGCGACCGGCACCGGGTCCGTGCGGTCCAGGGCGTCGTGGCCCAGCACGGTGCCCAGGGCGGTCGGCGCGACGGGCGCCGCACCCGGGTCCGCCGCGACGCTCGACGGCGCGGTGCCCGGGGGGTTGCACTGGATGGCCGCGTCGACGTCACCCGCGTCGGCCAGCACGCGGTTCCAGACGACGACCGCCGTCACGGCGAGCACCGTGAAAAGGATGAGCGCCGGCCATGGCCGCCTCTTCCGGTACCGCGACGACCCGCTTCCTCCCGTACCGGGTCCCACGTCCGCCGACCTCCCCCTGGCGCAGTGTTGATGGTGGTCAGGCTATGCCGCGCCCCGCGCTCCCGCGTTCCGGGCGGGGTTGTCGCGGGCCGTTATCACCCGGTCGCGGACGGTCAACGCCCCGGAAGGGTGTCCCGAGCCGGGCTCGACGGGTGGGCAACGCCCGCCCAGAGCCTATCGGGCCAGCGTGTGAAGGTCGTGTCACCCGTCTGCTCAATTAGGGGGAACCCGCTGCACGGCTCCCTGATCCATGAGCTACCCTCTCGGCGCTCCGCGCACCGCCGGACACCGGGAAGCGTCGACTTGCAGGGGGTTGGCGCCCGGCAGCGCGAGCGAGACCTCCGTCACTGGCGATGGGGGCACAAAAAGGGGCGCTGGTGCGTTAACCAGCGAACACGAACAGTCTCCGTTGACCGCAGGGGTGTGAAAGAAGATGGCGACCGACTACGACGCGCCGCGTCGCAGCGAGGCGGACGAACTCGCTGAGGACTCACTCGAGGAGCTGAAGGCGCGGCGCAACGAAACGCAGTCCGGGGTCGTCGACATCGACGAGGACGCGACCGCCGAGAACTTCGAGCTGCCGGGTGCCGACCTGTCCGGCGAGGAGCTCACGTTCAAGGTCCTGCCCAAGCAGGCGGACGAGTTCACGTGCTCGAAGTGCTTCCTGGTGCACCACCGCAGCAGGCTGGCCGAAGAGGTGAACGGCCAGTACATCTGCCGCGACTGCGCCTGAGCAGCCGCACCGGCCGCGCCGGCCGGGGCACGACCACCGGACCCACAGGCACCTGACGAACCACCCGACCCACAGGTGCCCGACGAACAGTTCTGGGCGCTCACCCCTCCGCCGGGGTGGCGCCCAGTCGCTGTTGGGGCCGGGAGCGGCCCACCGGCAGGACGTCCCGGGACGTCCTCACCGCTCGCGCAGCACCGCCGCCAACCGCTCCGCCGACCGCGCGCTGAACAGCCAGTACGGCGTCGGGTCCTGCGGGTCGCGCAGCTCCACCTTCACCACCGGACCGACCCACCCGCGGTGCACGACGTACGCCATCGGGTCGAGGTTGGGGCCCATCGCCTTGCGCTTGGACTTCGAGTCGAACACCTCGACCTCGCCCAGCAGCTCGACCGGCACGTGCGCCTCGCCGACGCGCAGCTCGCCGCCGGACACCTCGACCTTCGTCGACCCCATCCGGACCAGCAGCAGCACCGCCAGCGGCACGAGGAGCGCGTACGGCAGCCACGACCGCACACCGGGGAAGCCCATGTGGATCTCGGCGGCCAGCAGCACGGCCGCGCCCAGCGGCAGCGGCCAACCCCACCAGGGCACGAACAACCGCTCGCGGAACGCGGTCGGGGCGGTCACAGCACTCTCGCTCACGCCACCAGGGTAGTCTCGCGCGCCGTGCCCAGCGTCGAGGTCCTGCTGTCCCGGCTCGATCCTGCCGTGCCCCCGCCGGCCTACGCCCGACCGGGTGATGCCGGCGCGGACCTGGTGACGACCACCGACGTGGTGATCGAACCGGGGGAGCGCGCGGTGGTCGGCACGGGCGTGGCGATCGCGCTGCCCGAGGGCTACGCGGGGTTCGTGCACCCGCGCAGCGGCCTCGCGGCCAGGGTCGGCCTGAGCGTGGTCAACACACCGGGCACGATCGATGCGGGCTACCGGGGGGAGATCAAGGTGTGCCTGGTCAACCACGACCTGCGGGAGCCGGTGAGGCTCGCGCGCGGTGACCGGATCGCCCAGCTGGTGGTGCAGAAGGTGGAGCACGCCGTGTTCCGCGAGGTCGACGAGCTGCCCGGGTCCGAGCGCGGTGCGGGCGGCTACGGCTCTACAGGCGGGCACGACGTGCTCGCCCGGACGGAGGGGTGAAGGCGATGTTCGGACGGCGCCGCAAGCGCGGTAGGCACTCCGCGAACCGGGGGACGGCGCACACCGAGGCCGAGTTCGACGGCCTGGAGGAGGGTGGCGACGGCCCGTTCGACGAGCCGCAGGCCCCCAACGACGGGCTCAACCGCCTCGACCTCGGCTCGATCCGGCTGCCGGTGCCCGAGGGCGCCCAGCTCCAGGTGGAGATGGACCCGGCGGGCCAGGTGCGGGCCGTGCACCTGCTGACCACCGTCGGCCAGCTCACCGTCAGCGCGTTCGCCGCGCCGAAGACCGATCGGCTGTGGCCGGAGGTCAGCGGCGAGATGATCGCCCAGTTCAAGTCCGACGGCTTCCGCATCCTGCGCGAGAACGGCGAGTGGGGCGAGGAGATCGCCGCCCGCAACAACGAGGTGCACCTGCGCGTCGTGGGTGTGGACGGGCCGCGCTGGATGCTGCGGGGCATCGCCGCCGCGCCGACCGAGGAGCAGGCCGTGCGGGCTGCCGAAGCCCTCTACGAACTGGTCCGCGACACCGTCGTGGTGCGGGGGCCGCAGCCGATGCCGGTGCGCACGCCGCTGCCCATCGAACTGCCCGAGGCCATCGCCCGCCACATCCAGCAACAGCAGCAGCCCGGCTGACGAGGCCGCCACGCCCCGCGAGGCAGGTCAGGGCCCGGTGGGCCTGGCGCCGGCCTCGCGGAGCGCGTCGAGCGCGGCGCGGCCCAGCACCTCGCGGTCCGCGCCCAACTCGGCCAACGTCGTCGTGCGCAGGACGCCGCGCGGCAGCGCGTCCACCCACGTCCGGGCGGTCCCGATCGGGTGAACCGGGTCGTCGGTGCACGCGGCCACCCCCACCGGCACGCCCAACCGCCCCAGCTCGGCCACCGTCGGCGCGACCGACCCCGCCGCCTCCCGCAGCACGTCCGCGAGCCGCCGCCCGTACCGCGGCCACGCCCGCCGCAACTCGTCGCCCAACCACCCGTCCACACCGGTCAGCGCCCCGTCCACGCCCACCGCCTCCACCGCGGCCGCGCTCGCCGCCGCCGCGAGCGCCGCCGGCGCGTCCCCGGCCGGGCCGTTCCACGCGGGCAGCGCCACCAGCACCCCCGCGCACCGCTCCGGGTGCCGCACCGCCCACGACGCCGCCACGTGCGCGCCCAGCGACACCCCGCCGACCACCAACGGCCTACCCGCCCACGCCGCGTCGAGCGCGTCCACGTGCTCCGCGACGCCCCTCGACGGGGGCGCGACCAGCGAGTACCCGGCCTCGGCCAGGGGGCGGGCGAACACCGAGGCGACGAACACCTCGTCGGAGGCGGTGCCGGGCAGGAGAACGGCGCGTGACGAACCCATGGCGTCAGATCCTCCCCCAGCCGGATACCCGGTCGGGTGTACCCGGTTACGCTGGCTGTCGGACGGGCTTCGGAGTCGAGGCCCCACGCACTCCCAGGAGTCGGGGATGACTGGTACTGGGGGCGGCTACTGGCGCCGCCTCGTGCGTCGGCTGACCACCGACGTCAGCGAGTTGGACGCCGACGACCTGTCGCGGAAAGTCGAGGCCGTCGGAGCCGTCCGGGCGTGCGACTGCGAGTCGGGTCAAGAGGTGACGGTGCTCGGGCGGCTGCGCAGCGTCGAGTTGTGCCCCCGCGACGCCGCCGCCACGCTGGAGGCCGAGCTGTACGACGGCACCGAGGGCGTGACCCTCGTGTGGTTGGGCCGTCGCCGCATCGCCGGCATCGAGCCGGGCCGCACCATCAAGGCCAGGGGCCGCATCGCGGTCCGGGACGGACGCAAGGTGCTCTACAACCCCTACTACGAGTTGCAGAACGCTTCATGACACGAGCGAACGAGACCGAGAAGCAGCCCACGATGCTGGAGCAGATGGGCGGCGTCACCGGCCTCGCCCTGTCCTCCTTGCCCGTGGTCGTGTTCGTGCTGGTCAACGCCCTCGCCGGGCTCATGCCGGCGATCTGGTCCGCGCTGGGCGCGGCCGTGCTGATCGGCATCGCGCTCGCCCTGCGCAAGGGCTCCGTGCAGCCGGCCGTGTCGGCGGTCTTCGGTGTCGGCATCGCCGCGTTCATCGCCTACCGCACGGGCGACGCCAAGGGCTTCTTCCTGTTCGGCATCTGGCAGAGCCTCGTCTACGGCGGCGCGTTCATCCTGTCGATCCTGGTCCGCTGGCCGCTCGCGGGCGTGGTGTGGTCGTTCCTCAACGGCCAGGGCACCGCGTGGCGCCAGGACAAGGCCAGCGTGCGCGACTACGACATCGCCACGCTCGTGTGGGCCCTGGTGTTCTGCTCCCGGTTCGTGGTGCAGCGGTGGCTGTACGACGAGGCGTCGGTCGGCTGGCTGGCCGCCGCGAGGCTGGCCATGGGCTACCCGCTGATGGCCGTGGCCCTGTTCGCGACCGTCTGGGCGGTGCGCCGCTCGGACAAGCGCCTCAAGGCGGCTCTGGCCGCCGAGGAGGAGGAGGAGAACCGGGAGGCGGAGGAGCGCCTGCGCGCCCAAGCCGCCGGCAGCCAGGTCACCGGCAACCAGGTGACGGGCAACCAGGTCGCCGGTCACCAGGCCGCAGGTGACGCGGACGCCGGGGACCGGGCCGAGCCGAACATCTACGACCAGCTGCTCGACGCCCCCGCCGAGCGGCGCCCGACCGGCGAGCAGCGCCCCCAGCCCGCACGGGCCGACGAGCGGTAGCCGGGCCGAACGCCCCGGAGCGCAACGCCCCGGAACGCTTCGCAGGGGTCCCCGCCAGGGGACCCCTGCTTTCATCTTTCCAGCCGGCACCGGCAACGACGGCGTCGTCGGACCGGCCCTGTGGACAACCTGTCACCGTGACTCGGGCCAGCCGCGCCGGTGGCTCCAGCCGCACCGGTGGCCCCCGCCGCGCGTCCCGGCAGGAACCCGCCCGGCCAGGGGTCAGTAGCCCAACGACGACCGGATCTCGCGCTCCACGTCCGCCGCCGCCACGAACAGCAGCTCGTCGCCGCCCTCCAGGGTGTCGTCCGGTGTCGGCACGATCACCCTCCCGCCGCGCAGGATCGTGACCAGGGCGGCATCGCGCGGCAGGGCCAGGGAGCTCACCGGCGAACCCGCCAGTGGCGTGTCCCCGGGCAGGGTGATCTCCACCAGGTTCGCCTGCCCCTGGCGCAGCGTCATCAGCCGCACCACGTCGCCGACCGTCACGGCCTCCTCGACCAGCGCGGACAGGATGCGCGGCGTCGACACGGCCACGTCCACGCCCCACGACTCGGTGAACAGCCACTCGTTGGCCGGGTCGTTCACCCGGGCCACGACGCGCCGCACCGCGAACTCGGTCTTGGCCAGCAGCGACACCACGAGGTTGACCTTGTCGTCACCGGTGGCGGCGATCACCACGTCGCACAGCTGCATGCCCGCGTCCTCCAGCGAGGACAGCTCGCACGCGTCCGCCTGCACCCACTCCGCCTGCTCCACGGTGTGCGGCTCGAAGTGGGTGCGGTCGCGCTCGATCAGCATGACCTGGTGCCCGTCGGCCACCAGCTCGGCCGCGATGGACCGGCCCACCGCACCCGCCCCAGCGATAGCGATGCGCACTCAGCTCTCCTCGGGTGCGTGAGCCGCCGCGGCGGCCACATCGGTCACGGTGCCCGACAGGGCGGCCACGTACACCTGATCGTCGGCTTGGAGCACGGTCTTCGCGTCGGGCAGCACGCCCGTCCCGAACCGCATGATGAACGCGACCCGGCAGCCGGTGGCCTCCTGGAGGTCGCGCACGGAGCGGCCCACCCAGTCCTCGTGCAGCTCCAGCGGCAGCACCGCCACGGAACCGGACGGGTCGCGCCACGCGGTCGCGCTGCCCTCGGGCAGCAGCATCCGCAGGAACCGGTCGGTCGACCACGGCACGGTCGCCACGGTCGGGATGCCCAGCCGCTCGTACACGGCGGCCCGCTTCTCGTCGTAGATGCGGGCGACCACCGCCTCCACGCCGAACGTCTCGCGCGCCACCCGCGCCGAGATGATGTTCGAGTTGTCGCCGCTGGACACCGCCGCGAACGCACCCGCCCGCTCGATGCCCGCCTCGATGAGGACGCGCTGGTCGAAGCCGTTGCCGACGACCTGCTGACCGTGGAAGTCGGACCCGAGCCTGCGGAAGGACTGGGCGTCCTTGTCGATCACCGCGACCTGGTGGTCCAGGCGCTCCAGGGCCTTGGCCAGGGATGAACCCACCCGGCCGCACCCCATGATGACCACGTGCACGAATGCCTCCCGAACGACGCTTACGGAGAACCTACCCACGATTACTCCGACCAGGGGACCTGACCCCTTACGCTCTCGATCCGTGTCCAAGCTCGCAACCGCGGCCAAGCGCCTCGTGGTCGGCCGGCCGTTCCGCAGCGATCGGCTCGCCCACACCCTGCTGCCCAAGCGCATCGCCCTGCCGGTCTTCGCCTCGGACGCGATGTCCAGTGTCGCGTACGCGCCCGAAGAGATCTTCCTGGTGCTGTCCGTGGCGGGCCTGTCGGCCTACGCCCTGGCGCCGTGGGTCGGTGTGGTCGTCGTCGTGGTGATGCTCACCGTCGTCGCGAGCTACCGGCAGAACGTGCACGCCTACCCCTCGGGCGGTGGCGACTACGAGGTCGCCACGGTCAACCTGGGCCGCAGGGCGGGCCTGACCGTGGCCAGCGCCCTCCTGGTCGACTACATCCTCACGGTCGCGGTGTCGATCTCCTCGGCCGCCGCGAACATCGGTTCGGCCATCCCGTTCGTCGCCACCCACAAGGTCGAGTTCGCGGTCGTCGCGATCGTCCTGCTCACCGCGGTCAACCTGCGCGGCATCCGCGAGTCGGGCAGCACCTTCGCCATCCCGACCTACGCGTTCATGGCCGGCATCGTCTTCATGATCGGCTACGGCGTGTTCCGCGGCCTGGTCCTCGGCGACGAGATGCGCGCCGAGAGCGCCGGCCTGGAGGTCCGCGCCGAGGACGACCACTTCGTCGGCCTCGCGTTCATGTTCCTCGTGCTCCGGGCGTTCTCCTCCGGCTGCGCCGCCCTGACCGGCGTCGAGGCCATCAGCAACGGCGTGCCCGCGTTCCGCAAGCCCAAGTCACGCAACGCGGCCACCACCCTGCTGATGATGGGACTCATCGCGGTCGTGATGCTGATGGGCCTGATCGTGCTGGCCCAGCTCACCGGCGTGAAGATGGCCGAGGACCCGGCGCACCAGCTGGTCAACGCCCCCGAGGGCTACGAGCAGAAGACCATGGTGGCCCAGATCGCGGGCGCCGTGTTCGACGGCTTCCCGGTCGGGTTCTACTTCATCACCACCGTCACCGCCCTGATCCTCGTGCTCGCCGCGAACACCGCGTTCAACGGCTTCCCCGTCCTCGGCTCGATCCTCGCCCAGGACCGCTACCTGCCCCGCCAGCTGCACACCCGCGGCGACCGGCTCGCGTTCAGCAACGGCATCGTCTTCCTCGCCGGCGCGGCGGTCATCCTGGTCATCGCGTTCGACGCCGAGGTCACCAAGCTCATCCAGCTCTACATCGTGGGCGTGTTCGTGTCGTTCACGCTCAGCCAGGCGGGCATGATCCGGCACTGGAACCGGCTGCTCGCCTCCGAGACCGACGCCGACGCGCGCCGGCGCATGCGCCGCTCCCAGCTGATCAACACCTTCGGCCTGGCGATGACCGCCTCCGTCCTGGTCGTCGTGCTCATCACGAAGTTCACCAAGGGCGCGTGGATCGCCATCGCCGCCATGGGCGCCATCTACGCCCTGATGACCGCGATCCGGCGGCACTACGACCGGGTAGCCCTGGAGCTGCGCCAGCAGGAGCGGCAGAAGCTGCTGCCCGCCCGCAACCACGCCATGGTGCTGGTCTCCAAGCTGCACATGCCCACCCTGCGGGCCCTGGCGTACGCCAAGGCGACCCGGCCGGACATCCTCGAGGCCGTGACGGTGAACGTGGACGACACGGACACCCGCCGCCTCGTGCGGGAGTGGGAGAAGGAGAACTTCAAGGTGCCGCTGAAGGTGATCGAATCGCCCTACCGGGAGATCACCAAACCCGTCCTCGACTACGTGCGGCGCGTGCGCACCACGAACCCGCGCGACGTGGTCACCGTGTTCATCCCCGAGTACGTGGTCGGCCACTGGTGGGAGCAGTTCCTGCACAACCAGAGCGCCCTGCGGCTCAAGAGCAGGCTGTTGTTCCAGCCGGGGGTGATGGTGACGAGCGTGCCGTGGCAGTTGGCCTCATCCTCGAAGGTGACCGACAAGGACGACGTGGTCGCGCCCGGAGCCATCCGGCGCGGCCTGGACAAGCGCGGCTCGGACGAGCGCGGCCAAGAGGAGCGTAAGGGCAAGTGACGGCGACCTGGAAGCAGCGGCTCATCGAGGTCGAGGTCGGAGCGGTGGCCCACGGCGGCCACTGCGTCGCCCGGCACGAGGGCCGCGTCGTGTTCGTCCGGCACGCCCTGCCCGGCGAACGGGTGGTCGTGCGGATCACCGAGGACACCGGCGGCTCGTTCTGCCGCGGCGACGCCGTGGAGGTGCTGGAGCCCTCGCCCGACCGCGTCGAGGCGCCGTGCCCCTTCGCCGGCCCCGGCCTGTGCGGCGGGTGCGACTGGCAGCACGCGTCGTGGCAGTACCAGCGCGAGCTGAAGGCCGCCGTGGTCAGCGAGCAGCTGCGCCGACTGGCCCGGCTCGACTGGGAGGTCATCGTCGAGGACCTGCCCGGCGGGCCCGAGGACTGGCGCACCCGGATGCGGATGGCCGTGGGCCCCGGCGGCCGCGC
This region of Saccharothrix longispora genomic DNA includes:
- a CDS encoding RNA polymerase sigma factor; this translates as MAAAKTTQAAKADAEDTPKATSARKAPAKKPVAKTAAAAKTATRVPRKTAAKAAAPGKVKKGAEGDEPEDLEGGPDGEDLVDDVELIDEPVEEEPAEEETAKPGEGDFVWDEEESEALRQARKDAELTASADSVRAYLKQIGKVALLNAEEEVELAKRIEAGLYAAERVRRAEDEQEKLTPQLRRDLRWIVRDGERAKNHLLEANLRLVVSLAKRYTGRGMAFLDLIQEGNLGLIRAVEKFDYTKGYKFSTYATWWIRQAITRAMADQARTIRIPVHMVEVINKLGRIQRELLQDLGREPTPEELAKEMDITPEKVLEIQQYAREPISLDQTIGDEGDSQLGDFIEDSEAVVAVDAVSFTLLQDQLQSVLATLSEREAGVVRLRFGLTDGQPRTLDEIGQVYGVTRERIRQIESKTMSKLRHPSRSQVLRDYLD
- the ppgK gene encoding polyphosphate--glucose phosphotransferase → MGMTRGFGVDIGGSGIKGGLVDLEAGALDGERLRINTPQPSTPDAVADVVAEIVDKFGWDGPVGVTLPCVVKHGVAHSAANVDKKWIGTDAAQLFAERLGRPKEQVVVMNDADAAGIAEMRFGSGRDRDGLVVLLTFGTGIGSALFLDGKLVPNTEFGHLEVDGHDAEKRAAASVKEDKDLSWAEWAPRVSRYMNVLENLIWPDLVIAGGGVSKKAEKWLPLLEVRTEVVAAALKNDAGIVGAAFAAAHGLVH
- a CDS encoding inositol monophosphatase family protein encodes the protein MRFDPRSLVDVAVLVAREAGSLALTTRETAVADVDTKSTITDVVTAADRAAERLVRERLASLRPGEPVIGEEEGGQAAVEGLTWVVDPIDGTVNYLYGIPHYAVSIAAQVDGESIAGAVHEPVTGRTWTAARGGGAWLDGRKLQVNDVTRLDVSLLGYGFAYRADRRQRQAETWAKLATKVRDIRRAGAASLDLCAVAAGRLDAYAEHALGRWDWAAGALLAREAGAVVKVPGEAPELGEDATFAAAPGIADALYAALVDAGFAKV
- the cei gene encoding envelope integrity protein Cei, whose translation is MGPGTGGSGSSRYRKRRPWPALILFTVLAVTAVVVWNRVLADAGDVDAAIQCNPPGTAPSSVAADPGAAPVAPTALGTVLGHDALDRTDPVPVAEVRFRVFNASTQRNQARFVATMLTELGMQQAAEPGNDPVYPAQDMTCRGQIRFGAPGAGAARTLSLIEPCLELVRDERQDATVDVAVGKKFSEVKPNSDARKVLDQLAEWAEQQPRQQGGQAAQDSPAPTLNADHLRGARDVHC
- a CDS encoding DUF4193 domain-containing protein is translated as MATDYDAPRRSEADELAEDSLEELKARRNETQSGVVDIDEDATAENFELPGADLSGEELTFKVLPKQADEFTCSKCFLVHHRSRLAEEVNGQYICRDCA
- a CDS encoding DUF3093 domain-containing protein; its protein translation is MSESAVTAPTAFRERLFVPWWGWPLPLGAAVLLAAEIHMGFPGVRSWLPYALLVPLAVLLLVRMGSTKVEVSGGELRVGEAHVPVELLGEVEVFDSKSKRKAMGPNLDPMAYVVHRGWVGPVVKVELRDPQDPTPYWLFSARSAERLAAVLRER
- the dut gene encoding dUTP diphosphatase; translated protein: MPSVEVLLSRLDPAVPPPAYARPGDAGADLVTTTDVVIEPGERAVVGTGVAIALPEGYAGFVHPRSGLAARVGLSVVNTPGTIDAGYRGEIKVCLVNHDLREPVRLARGDRIAQLVVQKVEHAVFREVDELPGSERGAGGYGSTGGHDVLARTEG
- a CDS encoding DUF3710 domain-containing protein, coding for MFGRRRKRGRHSANRGTAHTEAEFDGLEEGGDGPFDEPQAPNDGLNRLDLGSIRLPVPEGAQLQVEMDPAGQVRAVHLLTTVGQLTVSAFAAPKTDRLWPEVSGEMIAQFKSDGFRILRENGEWGEEIAARNNEVHLRVVGVDGPRWMLRGIAAAPTEEQAVRAAEALYELVRDTVVVRGPQPMPVRTPLPIELPEAIARHIQQQQQPG
- a CDS encoding alpha/beta fold hydrolase, with translation MGSSRAVLLPGTASDEVFVASVFARPLAEAGYSLVAPPSRGVAEHVDALDAAWAGRPLVVGGVSLGAHVAASWAVRHPERCAGVLVALPAWNGPAGDAPAALAAAASAAAVEAVGVDGALTGVDGWLGDELRRAWPRYGRRLADVLREAAGSVAPTVAELGRLGVPVGVAACTDDPVHPIGTARTWVDALPRGVLRTTTLAELGADREVLGRAALDALREAGARPTGP
- a CDS encoding OB-fold nucleic acid binding domain-containing protein, which gives rise to MTGTGGGYWRRLVRRLTTDVSELDADDLSRKVEAVGAVRACDCESGQEVTVLGRLRSVELCPRDAAATLEAELYDGTEGVTLVWLGRRRIAGIEPGRTIKARGRIAVRDGRKVLYNPYYELQNAS
- a CDS encoding potassium channel family protein: MRIAIAGAGAVGRSIAAELVADGHQVMLIERDRTHFEPHTVEQAEWVQADACELSSLEDAGMQLCDVVIAATGDDKVNLVVSLLAKTEFAVRRVVARVNDPANEWLFTESWGVDVAVSTPRILSALVEEAVTVGDVVRLMTLRQGQANLVEITLPGDTPLAGSPVSSLALPRDAALVTILRGGRVIVPTPDDTLEGGDELLFVAAADVEREIRSSLGY
- a CDS encoding potassium channel family protein is translated as MRLGSRVWASRSLRNGRPTTRRLAAVASLDTDRERKGSGPLVGVIVGRFSVSVVREAFVHVVIMGCGRVGSSLAKALERLDHQVAVIDKDAQSFRRLGSDFHGQQVVGNGFDQRVLIEAGIERAGAFAAVSSGDNSNIISARVARETFGVEAVVARIYDEKRAAVYERLGIPTVATVPWSTDRFLRMLLPEGSATAWRDPSGSVAVLPLELHEDWVGRSVRDLQEATGCRVAFIMRFGTGVLPDAKTVLQADDQVYVAALSGTVTDVAAAAAHAPEES